CGAGGAGTGTGAAGTTGTCTGCCCCAACCAGCAGGACCTGAGAGGATAAAATGTAGCGTATTTAATCCCTGGCTCCTCACCAAGGTCACAGAAACCACTGGGAGCAGGGAGTGGGTGGTGCCCACATGTTGAAACTAGACAGGAAACTGAAAATAGAGAGGCCCAGGGCCCACAGTGGAGGGAGATAAATGACCTCTGCAAGCTGTTCTGTGACTCCCTCCACCTGCTGGAGAGGTAGatgctggaggatcaggagtagtcttgtctacacagcaagtctgaggctagcttgaGAGACAAGAGACTTTGTCAcagataaaaataacattatcGGACTGAGCTGCCCTGGCTGCCATGACTGCTGCCCGCCCAGCAGCATCCTGTGGAACTTCCCAGCCTCCCTGCAACAGCAGGGGCTACAAATCTCGCTCTGAGCTCGAATGGCGGTTTTATATGGGTGACTGAAAATGCTATGGAGGCACAGCTCGGTCTCCTTGCCCTCCACCAGCCCTGGTTTTCCTTTTGCTCTGCCCCCACACCGATCCTACTCCCCATCCACTGTGGCTGGGACTCTTGTGTTCCAGCACAGCTGAGAAAACCCTCCCAGTGATGCCCGTTTGGTGCCCGAGTCCCCGAGTCCACAGAACAGCCTGCACCTCACCTTCTCCAGCCGAATCCTCTCCCCACACTGGATGTCCAACTCATTTTCGATTAGAATCAGGTCCTCGGAGGTCACCTTCCATTGGTGGCTGGCAAAGTGCACAACAGCGAAGAGCCGGCCATACTGGCCCGTGGCGATCAGCTCGTTCACCTTCCTTACAACCTCTGCAGGACAGCAGGTGGCAATCATCCACTGGACAGCCGGCCGGCCATCTACTTGTGAGGGGTGCTCCCTGCAGTTGTCCAGCCCTGCCCCCCCACCCAGTGGGCAGGTTCAGGGTTGGGCTGGCACTCTCAGGAGTGCTGGCAGGGAGTGTCACTTCGGCAGTTCTGGGGCGGGACCCtcactttgctttgctttttaaaaaaatcaaaagccagTGGACAAGCTGAGCATGAacggcacacgcctataatcccattGTTTGGGAGCTTGGGGCAGGAGGACTGcagtgagtttgagtctagcctgggctacaccccAGGGTGAGGTGTAAGCAGTCTAAGAAGTAAAAGGACAGTCCTTCTGCAGCCTGAGGAGCCAGAATTCTATCTCTCTGAGCTGGCAgggccctcctgccctcccccacctccttctctgCCCCCATTGTCACATGCTGGCTCAAGTCATAGTCCCCTAGCCCTCAACTTTGCCCTGAATGGTACCCAGTGAGCACCCAGCCCCACCCGTAGGCCGAGGGCTGGACACACAGGATGGACATGACAATTCCTGCTCTGGAGACAGACCGAGACCAGAAGTAGCTCCTGGCATCCCTGGTGAAGGCTCAATGAGGAAAAGCCTTCAGTATCCGTGGGCTCAACATCCACAGAACTGGCCAAGCACAGACAGATGGAAAATACtcagaaaaccacaacaaaaataaaaaacaaaactggtgCATGCACCAAACATATGCAGAACTCTCCTGGTGGTGGTGCCCTCAACAGTGCAGTGGCGGTGAGCAGAGTGCAGCGGAGTGAGCAGAGTGCAGTGGGAGTGAGCGCAGTGCAGTCGGAGGTGAGCGCAGTGCAGCGGGGTGAGTGCAGTGCAGTGGGGTGAGCGCAGTGCAGCGGGGTGAGCAGAGCAGCGGGATGAGCAGAATGCAGTGGGGGTGAGCAGAGTGCAGCGGGGTGAGCAGAGTGCAGCGGGGTGAGCGCAGTACAGAAGGGGCTCCAGAGGACAGGCAGGGACTGCACAGGCTGCACACGAACACTTTGCTGTTCCACATCAGGGCACAACATTCACGGATTCTGATATCTGTGGGAAGTCCTCCCACCGAACCCACAGACCCCTAGGCAGGACTGTATTTATTTGAATCTCTGTTAAATGCCAGAAGATGAGGTAGCCATGCCCATGGTTTGGATGCATTCCTTATGCTGACTGCCTCTAAGATAATAGCAGAGATCCAGGCTGCATCTCCTCCTTGACTGGTTTTTAACTTTTTCGCCTtttatctcaataaaacaaatttgtaaagacgaaaaagaaaaagaaaaagaaaaagaaaaagaaaaagccagaagaTTGCCTGCAACAATGGGGATTTCCAAATCTGGGGACTCAGCAGGGGCTCTACAGACAGCTGACACAGCCGTGCTGCCTTTCCTGACATGTAGTCCAGGTGGACACGAACTTGGGATTGTGAGGGTTGGGATGCCAGGCGTGCACCACACATATCTGGAGATGGAGGTGgacccactccccactcccatcACTCGGCTGCCTTGGGGCAGGTGCTGGAGGGCTGTTTATCAGTGAAGGCACACCTTAATGTGGCTCACACGTGCTGTGGTTCAGAGCACTCAGAAACCTGTTATCCTGCTCCGTGGCAATGACCGCCTCCATGGCTCATGAGAATGGACACTAGGTGCTACCCATTCATTTCcctttttgttctggtttttgagatagagtctaggttggcctcagactctcagTAATCCTCCTGActgggcctcccaagtgctagggctACAAAGGCTGCCCTGCGTGGCCCCTGCAAAGTCTTACCTGCATGGTGTCTGGTCTCTTCAACTGGGTCTGGCAGAACCACTTCTTGCCAGGGCGGTGAACTCAGGGAGGTCTTAGGAACGTATCTGCAAAAGCCATTTCATAAATTCACATCACATCCACATGAAAGGCAGCTTCAAGTGCCCAATAAACAGCTGTGTGGTGTCAAAGGGTGTGTGTACAAGTTGCTATGGAGGCTTATGAGATCCACAACACTAATGCTGGCTCTAGATCACTAACATAGGAATTCTAACCATTCTGTCCCCAAGGGAATGTGCAGACTTCAGACCTAAGATTTGCCTGTCCATGCCATTCACAAGCACATCTGTGCAATGAATGGACACTTTCCCAGCATACCAGTTCTCAAAGTCTCTAGGAACATAAATCCATAGTCTGTGGTCAGGTAGTGACCCTGGGGGACCAGGAGTAGCTAGAGGAGCTGTTCTCTAAGAGTCTGTTCTGAGTGCCATTAGGTTCAGTGACTGGGCAGGACAGATGGAGAACATGGAAAGAGGGAGCTGGGAAAAGTTTGGCAGGAGGGCTGGACCTGTCACAGGAGAATCGGAAGAACAGGCTGCTCAGTGAAATGCCACTTGGGGGTTCTTCATGTTTTCAGACTCTGTTTTgtaatttgtccttctgagaatcAAAAAGGCTTCTGCTGCTGAGACTATCCACACAGCAGGCTTACTTATATAGTTTTGGGCCAAACCTGTATGCCAGATGCTATTCTGGgggtatgcatatatgtaacttatgcatacatgcatgcattacTTCTGTTGGGGATagaactgcatgtgtgtgtgtgtgtgtgtgtgtgtgtgtgtgtgtgtgtgtatgcatttgtggtGAAggtggaacccaaggcctcaaGTATGTTAGGCAAACATgctatcactgagctatagccccccCCTCCACAACCccattaaaatatagattttctgttgttgtttgttgttttgttttgttttaaagacagggtctctctattatgtagctctggctattctggaccTTCctatctagatcaggctggcttcaaactcagagagatccatctgtttctgtctcccaagtgctgggattaaagtcatatatTACTAAGTCTGCCATCACACCCAACCTCAAATTTAgagaagtattttgttttgttttgtttttgtttttcatagggtttctctgtgtagctctggctatcctagaacttgctctctagaccaggctggcctctgcctcctgagtgctcagagtaaaggtttgtgccaccactgcccaagttGAGAAGTTTTAACTTGGAAGTAACATTTTTACAgaggaatgaaaaaaatcaccaaaccCACAAATTGGTATTATTACCCTTGTGGATATGAAGTGCTCTGTGAATTGAACCTTCGAGAAGCAGACTGGAGGGAAGCTGTAAGAACAAGAGAAACATGGTGGGTAGTTACTCTGAGGAAATGCACAGATCTGTTGTGAGTGTCTGGTCTGACCTACGGGATCACAGCCTGCCTTTGGAAAAGTCCAGGTGAGGACTGGCGATGGCTCGGAGGTAAAGTACCTGCTATATGAGtgtgagaacccaagttcagatcaGCAGCACGAAAACAGGCTGATTCACCAGGCACAGCACCACCCACTGTtaccccagtactggggaagagagacaaagggaTCTCAGGGGCTGGTTGACTAGCTAATCTAACCAAAATGGCCAGCTCCAGGTTTAGTAAGAAACCTTTAGAAATAAGGCggggaggggctggaggtcagtgcttaagagcactggctgctcttgtagagggcgAAGTTTGTGGGAGGGGCAGGGTTGGGGTGGAGCAGATTCCAATTTGGTGCCTATAAGCAGAACTCTTTCCTAGCACCTacaagacagctcacaactgcctggaactcccagtTCCGGGGGAATCTGTGATAAGTCAGCCTGACTCCATCTTAGGTGTGAAAGCCATCTTAGAGTAAAAACAAACTAGGTTCGTTcatgtttatgattaaatctgtttctcaagggtCAAGTTTTGCCCTACTTGTgacttaactacaaatggttctgtactgcctgttccaggaaacagctattttctgtttcaaaaggttattatgaCCACCTGTTGTTAGACCACCTTGttaccatgtctttgtttcagaagGTTAATATGaccaacttgttatgcttatgttttaCTTCTGTAACCTATTTGCCTGCCAAATCCTCCATTTGGAAACTCCCTACTCCTAAACTATAAGAACTTATCTCACCCAAGTCCAATGCTGACCTTTTGAACTCTGCCTTAGGGGGAAGCAGCTGtgtacaagaaaaacaaaacaaaaaaaaaaaaacttgcattaATTGATTTgtccatgatgatttgggttggtggtTTTTTCCTCAAACCTAAGAGATTAATATCTGATCCCTTCTTTGGACTCCAAAAGCACCCTCACTAAAATGCACATATAAGACATCtctcatacacaaataaacatcaaaataaattttaaaagaaaaaagaaaggaaggaagaaagaaagaaaaagaaaaggtagaagACAAATAGTGGTCACCTGACATTGTCATCCGGTCTCCACTCAGGCATTTGCACCCACTTGCACActtgcacacttgcacacacacacacacacacaccacatattcaACCCAAAAAAGTTCGGCCGACAAAACTAAAGACACACTACTAAGTTACTAGTTATGTTTCAAGATGGTTCATCCCATGGTCTAAGATCCGAGGGTGGCTAGAAGACCGAGAACAAATGTCCACGTTCAGGCACTGAAACCCTATATAGAGGCTTCCGAACCGCTTCTAAGTCCCCTCTATATGACCCTGGGTGGCACTTTTCTGAGCCTGTTTGAGTATTTGTAATATAGGACCTACACGTACGTTTAAGAGCGCTTGTTATTATTAAACAACGAATTGAAGGAACCGCGTTCTCATCCCAGGTTCTCGTACTCCCAAATCCCGTGCAATATTCACGATGCAAGCAACCAACACATCAGGCACCAAGACGGACTCAGACAACGTGCGGCAAACAGCGGGCGCAcggcttctgtttcctccctccccaggcctccCTGGTCTCACCAGCTCCGGGTCCGGAGGATGCCAGGATGCTGCGGCTACATACAGACGCCAGCCGCCTGAAAGCGGCTGGCAATGCCGAGGCAGCTATGGACGCCGCCATTTTTCCACAGTCCCACCCGGAAGTGGAAGCTGCGCAAAACCTCGTGCTTCGACTCACTATCCGGGTGGGAAACACCTGGAAGAGGGGAACACGGGTCCTACTGGAATCACTGGCTTAGCAGagaacacaggaaataggtcCTTCAGGATTCACTGTCCCGACAGGGAGTACAAGTCCGTTGAGGACACTGGCCCGGTGGGGGACAGGGTCCGACGGGAACACAGGTCCCACAGGACCAACTGGCTGAGCAGGAAGCACCAATCGGGCTGCACCGCGGAGGAGATGGCCTCGTCCACCGTGGAGAGTTTCGTGGCCCAGCAGCTAcagctgctggagctggagcGGGACGCCGAGGTGGAGGAGCGCAGGTAAGTGCGGCCGCGGATCTCCCGGCCTCTGCAGCGCTCGTTCCTAGTCTCCCGGGGCGGGTCTGGTGTTGGCTGGCACGCGGAGTCTGCAAAGCAAAGCGGTGTCAGGGCCGCACGCATGTCATTCCAGCATTCGGGgagtcgaggcaggaggatcgtgagttcaaggtcttTGGCTAAATGGctaatttgaggtcagcctgtgctacaggagATCCTTtgccacccctacccccaccctaccccccaaaaaaagaagagaaagagagggagggagagagagggagggagggagagggaataaTCTGCAAGTCAAACTAGAACCTTGAACCACAGTTAAGGTGTTGGGGgtaagaggcagagagggagtaAGTTATAAATAGGAGGCCCACAGGACTTCCTGAAAGATGGTGTAGAGGCATGGGAAGACTATTGGCAGACCTGGAGCAGGTTAAGCAGTACCAATCCTGGGAGCTGTAGGAGGGGCGGGGTTGGAGTGGAGCAGATTCCAATTTGGTGCCTATAATCAGAACTCTTTCCTCGCTTACTTTTCCTGCAAGGGATTGAAATAGGAAGGGTGTGGACACAAACAGCTATCCTGGGTATCTTCCAGGTCCTGGCAGGAACACAGTTCTCTGAAAGAGCTCCAGAGCCGAGGGGTCTGTTTGCTGAAGCTTCAAGTGTCCAGCCAGTGCACCGGGCTGTACGGACAGCGGTTGGTCACCTTTGAGCCTAGGAAATTCGGGCCTGTGGTGGTGCTTCCCAGCAACAGCTTCACTTCTGGTAGGTGTCTGATGTAGGCTTGTGTTGACCACTGCTGGTGTTCAGATTAAGGCTTGTGCTCTCCCAGAGGCTGCAGGACAGACCCAGATGGAGTATGAAGCAATGAAAACTTCCTATTCAGAAATGGGACAATTATCATGGCTGGTCATgctgttttgagtcagggtctgaaGTTgactgtgtagttgaggatgactttgagccTTGAACTGATCTTGCCGTtacctcccagttgctgggattacaggcctaaaCCATGGTGCCTGACTTTTTGTTAGTTTTGGAGCCAGGAatgtgactcactgtgtagccctggtccatctggaactttctgtgtggaccaggctgtacTAGAAGTTGCAGTGAGCTTTCTGTGTCTGCCTACTGAGTTCTGGGGTTGCAAGTATGCACTGTCACATTTGACTGTGACATTTGACTGTGACTACACTGCATTTTGGTTGCCCAGATTGGCAGCTTTCTCTTTGCAGTGTCTGGGATAGAACCCAAGGCCTctgcatgctgagcaagcaccGAACCATTGCACTGCACTCTGGAGCTTTTTGACCACACACCGGGATGCTAGGTTGCCTTCAGCCCTGAAAGCTGAGAGCCGGCGGGGCTGCCTGTGCTGccctcttttgttttgtcttttaatgtgcattggtgtttgcctgcgtatatgtctgtgtgacagttgtgagctgccctgtgggtgctgggaatcgaacccaggtcctctggaagagcagcctgtgctcttaactgctgagccatctgtccagtcctgTGCTGTCCTGTTTTGAGTGGCAGTCTTTGACTTCATAGACTCCTGTTCCAGGAATTTTCAGTTCCCCTGCTGGGTTTGAAGAAGGTCagatgagggggaggggaagacgaCGAAGGAAGCTGCTGGTGGCTGGGAGACCAAGCAGAACTTGAGATCGTGACCTTGTTAAGGGAGCTGCATTCAGTCCGCCCCCTTGGGAGATGGGAGCAGGAGTGCCTGCCACTGTCAGGCGTGAGGGAGCAGGGCGGAGCATGTTCATTGTCCTCTCTGAAGCTGTGTGGAGTGACTGCTAtgatgggtggtggtgatgggaatTGAGCCTCTATGTGGAACACCTGCGAGCTGGAGTGGTGGGGTGTGGACACCGCTGTTGACCAAATTCAGGGGATGTGACCAAATTCAGGGGATGTGGCTGTTGTCCATCTTCTGAGGGGCAGTCTCAAGTCTCAGTCACTCAGAAGTAGCAATCCTGAGATGAGGAGTCCGACACACAGCTCAGCTTCTGCCCCTGGAGCATCCTTGCCAGATCCCATTTGTCTTTCTAAAGTCAGGGAGGAGACCAGTAAGATTCAAGGCACAGGTGAAACTCACATATGGGTGAGGTGGCTCCAGGGAGAAAGGTgcttgaattcagttcccaggatccacatcgcagaagcggggtgggggaggtggggggggatgGGGACAGGGGGGACACACCAATGCCACGAGCCGTCTTCTGACCTGCACATAACGAaccatgacacacacatgtaaataaatgcatgatgatatatatattgtttgaaatcatatatatttatttgaaatatacagGAAATGATCACATACCATAATACTTAGCTGGGTTTGTTTTTGCAGGTGATATTGTGGGTCTGTATGATGCTAACGAAAGCAGCCAGCTGGCTACTGGGGTCCTGACCCGCATCACTCAAAAGTCAGTCACGGTGGCCTTTGACGAGTCCCATGATTTCCAGTTGAACCTGGACCGAGAGAACACCTACAGACTGCTGAAGCTCGCCAATGACGTCACCTACAAGCGACTGAAAAAGTGAGCATTCCAGGCTGAAAATCGGAGGGGTGTTTTCCTTGGATGGGACTCATGGGCACCCTTATTTGTGTTGAGGGCGGGAGTGGCCTGTCTGCTGGGTGCTCTCAGGTGATGGTGTCCCGGAACTGCTGTCCCAAAGAGCGCCTCATTTTGGCTCTGGTTCCTCGCAGAGCGCTGCTGACACTGAAGAAGTACCACTCTGGGCCAGCATCCGCACTCATAGATGTCCTTTTGGGTGACTCCGCCCCAAGTCCCTCCACCGAAATACGTGaggattttttaatttcttttttaagatttgtgtgtgtgtgtgtgtgtgtgtgtgtgtgtgtgtgtgcgcgcgcttgcCAGGGGTTTCTATCACGTATCTTCCTCAGTCCCTTTCCTTTCCACCCTGTTTTTTCTCTATTATGGTGTgtcgtgtgtgcatgtggaggtcaggcaGCAGCCctgtgagttggttctctcctgcctgccttacATGGCCCTAGAGACTGAGCTCAGATAGTCAGCTGTGGCAATGCCGTTACGCACTGAACCGTTACGCACTGACGCCAGCTTATGTTTGAGttttgagggagggtctctcactgaacttggagctcactgactagctaggctgattggccagtcagtcccaaggatccacctgtctccacttcccggTGCTGGGACTGTAGATGTGCTTTACTGTTCCCGGGTTTTACATGGTGTTGGAGACCCGAACACAGGTTTCATGCTTGGGTGGCAAAGCACTTTGCCTACTGAGCAGTCTCCTCAGCTCCACACCACAGTTTTAAATGATActcttatcttttctttctttctttttttttttttaaataggtctcatgtagcccaggctgatcttagTCTCAAACTTACTCTATATCCaataatgaccttgaactcctgacatGCTTCTATGTCCCGAGTGCCACAATACTCACCTCAGAAATATATTAGCTGCCTTTAAAGACTGGTATGTCCTGATTATAGCTGTTATCTCATTAACAAGACTTAGATAAAATGTAGAATGTGCCAGAAACTTGGGATTTGGTAGTGCATTCTCTGTCTCCCATCCCGCTCTTTTGATAGTTACAGGCCTGTTGCCTCTCACAGGTCCAGGTCAGCACCTTCTCGTAGGAGCCTGGTGCACTCGGGTGTCCCTGGTGGACACTGGGGTGGAGCTGAGCACAAGAGGACATTTGGGCTGGAGTGCCTCGGTAGGTCAGGTGCCTGCTGTGCAGTGTGAGAGcccgggttcagatccccagaatccgAATGGTCACGCATGTAGTTAGTTCTAGCACTCCTACTATGAGATGGGAGGTAGAAACAAAGTTCCTGGAAGTACGTAGGCCACCTGACCTGGCTGCACACTGGTCAACAACAGAAGGTGGAAGACGAGGACAacacccgaggttgtcctctgacctctacaaggaTACtgtcacacaggcacatacatgcacacacaacacacacgcacatgcaacatacatgcatgcttgcacacataCAGATGGTTTTTTAAGAGAACATCAATAGTTATTTGAGTCTTCCATTATCCAAAATAAAGGCACGATCCTTGGTCTTTGTTATTTTACGGTCACTTAAGAGTGACAAAATGATGGAAATGGATGTGCCCCAAGAAACAGTTCCTTCACGTCTGTTGTTCTAGAGCATGAGTTGGCAAAGTTCTTGGAAGCAGGTTGTCGACATCTAGACTTTAGGGCCATATAATCTCTTTTGTAACTCACCTGCTGTGGCACCCAGCGGCCACTGGTTGGATTATAACCAAATGGCATGGCACTTTCTCCTAAAATGAGGGACAGTCAACAGCAGGCTGGGTGTTGGTTCCTGTTCCTGGAGAAAGCTCGCTTTGGAAATGAGAACTTGGGACTGTGGCTCAACTAATAGCACGCTTGCCTAGCACAAATGAAGGCtggattccatctccagcac
The sequence above is drawn from the Peromyscus leucopus breed LL Stock chromosome 1, UCI_PerLeu_2.1, whole genome shotgun sequence genome and encodes:
- the Mrpl21 gene encoding 39S ribosomal protein L21, mitochondrial, which produces MAASIAASALPAAFRRLASVCSRSILASSGPGAASLQSASRRFNSQSTSYPQGYVPKTSLSSPPWQEVVLPDPVEETRHHAEVVRKVNELIATGQYGRLFAVVHFASHQWKVTSEDLILIENELDIQCGERIRLEKVLLVGADNFTLLGKPLLGKDLVQVEATVIEKTESWPKINMKFRKRKNFRKKKIIVNPQTVLRINTIEIAPRLL